Proteins encoded together in one Camelina sativa cultivar DH55 chromosome 9, Cs, whole genome shotgun sequence window:
- the LOC104712050 gene encoding protein LNK2-like isoform X1: protein MFDWEEEELTNMIWGDNGETGDHIVPFKVKGEQLNKKDQSEESKPADQKITGTTVDLHDDDKLGSSSSHNVDDGIPQPGFCMTSWPVDSSLSNARKDDPDSSATELSKCLAEPASYDSSRGEKTSEHAKGPDIFHSTDESKEQGDFDEYGWANIGSFDDLDRMFSNDVPIFGDADELWSSSKDVSNSPKSLSSILDSQDLGLDIRTEHEKQENQPFPVNGLSSQSVPSVHAALKAEQYRENKGQHSVQDQPYQQNKMMKFTNMSGSSEEGAFQDLYSQRTPSRNSRRKFVNQLAPPRSSLMAVNLQRESQGSGTSHYSHMPNQYMTTAFGNLTNPYSSVPVLSAVQHPDLKNQLMHPSYDPATATSVNLAPDVSVRPSTMTPQEKLEKLRRRQQMQAMLAIQRQQQQFSQQVPVVDQSITQNSLQDIPLQFVDKTNLQGITTMPSFDPNSSLEQDDSGNFTAAVDNSAEFSVLYRLQDVVAKLDMGTRTCIRDSLFRLAGSAAQRHYTNDTAHSNKTSQDDQEVIPREKSRYRYTGMPGTEAVTNPTDRTVAHLLFHRPFDMPAAKHMEGPESPASSKMGSEEKGIFPKCSIRESRLDKQKAQEEEGPTDSLALGNAPNSGSSCTVGERDVEESQGNKRKL from the exons ATGTTTgattgggaagaagaagag CTTACTAATATGATATGGGGTGATAACGGTGAGACAGGCGACCATATTGTACCCTTTAAAGTAAAAGGTGAACAACTTAACAAGAAGGATCAGAGTGAAGAATCTAAGCCGGCTGACCAAAAGATAACTGGGACTACAGTTGACCtccatgatgatgataaacTGGGGAGCAGTTCGAGCCATAATGTCGATGACGGGATTCCTCAGCCAGGTTTCTGTATGACCTCATGGCCAGTTGACTCGTCGCTATCTAATGCCAGAAAAGATGATCCAGATTCGAGTGCGACTGAACTTTCAAAATGCTTAGCTGAGCCAGCTAGTTATGATTCATCAAGAGGTG AGAAAACGTCTGAACATGCGAAAGGCCCCGATATTTTTCATAGCACTGATGAGAGTAAAGAGCAAGGTGATTTTGATGAGTACGGTTGGGCCAACATTGGTAGTTTTGACGATCTTGATCGAATGTTCAG CAATGATGTCCCTATATTTGGCGATGCTGATGAGTTGTGGTCTTCGTCTAAAGATGTATCTAATAGTCCAAAATCGTTATCCTCAATTTTGGACTCTCAAGATCTAGGACTGGATATAAGAACTGAGcatgagaaacaagaaaaccaGCCATTTCCAGTCAATGGTCTGTCATCCCAAAGTGTGCCGAGTGTACATGCAGCCCTAAAAGCTGAGCAATATCGTGAGAACAAGGGTCAACACTCAGTTCAAGACCAG ccatatcaacaaaataaaatgatgaagTTTACGAATATGTCTGGGAGTTCTGAGGAAGGGGCATTTCAAGATCTGTACAGTCAGAGGACTCCATCCAGGAATTCACGTAGAAAATTTGTAAATCAGTTGGCACCGCCACGATCCTCTTTGATGGCTGTTAATCTGCAGAGGGAGTCTCAAGGTTCTGGGACATCACATTATTCACATATGCCAAACCAGTACATGACTACTGCTTTTGGTAATCTTACCAATCCATATTCTAGTGTGCCTGTTCTTTCCGCCGTTCAGCATCCTGATCTTAAGAATCAGTTGATGCATCCTTCCTACGATCCTGCTACTGCTACCTCCGTAAACTTGGCACCAGATGTCTCTGTACGGCCTTCAACAATGACACCACAGGAAAAACTAGAAAAACTAAGACGCAGACAGCAAATGCAGGCAATGCTTGCAATTCAGAGACAACAGCAGCAATTTTCTCAACAGGTGCCTGTAGTAGATCAATCCATTACACAGAACTCTCTCCAAGATATTCCACTCCAGTTTGTCGACAAAACTAATCTCCAAGGGATAACTACAATGCCTTCCTTTGATCCTAATTCATCTTTGGAACAAGATGATTCTGGCAACTTTACTGCTGCTGTTGATAATTCAGCAGAATTCTCGGTTCTTTATCGGCTCCAGGATGTTGTCGCAAAG TTGGATATGGGAACAAGGACTTGTATACGGGATAGCTTATTCCGGTTGGCTGGTAGCGCAGCTCAGAGACACTACACTAATGATACAGCCCACAGTAACAAGACTAGCCAGGATGACCAGGAAGTTATTCCCAGAGAAAAATCCAGATATAG ATATACTGGGATGCCAGGCACAGAGGCGGTGACCAATCCCACAGACAGAACTGTGGCTCATTTGCTCTTTCATAGGCCTTTTGATATGCCGGCGGCAAAACATATGGAAGGACCAGAATCTCCAGCTTCTTCAAAGATGGGAAGTGAAGAAAAAGGGATTTTTCCTAAATGCAGCATAAGAGAGAGTCGCTTAGATAAGCAGAAAGCTCAAGAGGAAGAAGGACCTACAGATTCACTTGCATTAGGGAATGCACCCAACTCTGGATCCAGTTGTACTGTTGGTGAGAGGGATGTTGAAGAATCccaaggaaacaaaagaaagttgtGA
- the LOC104712050 gene encoding protein LNK2-like isoform X4, with protein sequence MFLLGTDESKEQGDFDEYGWANIGSFDDLDRMFSNDVPIFGDADELWSSSKDVSNSPKSLSSILDSQDLGLDIRTEHEKQENQPFPVNGLSSQSVPSVHAALKAEQYRENKGQHSVQDQPYQQNKMMKFTNMSGSSEEGAFQDLYSQRTPSRNSRRKFVNQLAPPRSSLMAVNLQRESQGSGTSHYSHMPNQYMTTAFGNLTNPYSSVPVLSAVQHPDLKNQLMHPSYDPATATSVNLAPDVSVRPSTMTPQEKLEKLRRRQQMQAMLAIQRQQQQFSQQVPVVDQSITQNSLQDIPLQFVDKTNLQGITTMPSFDPNSSLEQDDSGNFTAAVDNSAEFSVLYRLQDVVAKLDMGTRTCIRDSLFRLAGSAAQRHYTNDTAHSNKTSQDDQEVIPREKSRYRYTGMPGTEAVTNPTDRTVAHLLFHRPFDMPAAKHMEGPESPASSKMGSEEKGIFPKCSIRESRLDKQKAQEEEGPTDSLALGNAPNSGSSCTVGERDVEESQGNKRKL encoded by the exons ATGTTTTTGCTTGG CACTGATGAGAGTAAAGAGCAAGGTGATTTTGATGAGTACGGTTGGGCCAACATTGGTAGTTTTGACGATCTTGATCGAATGTTCAG CAATGATGTCCCTATATTTGGCGATGCTGATGAGTTGTGGTCTTCGTCTAAAGATGTATCTAATAGTCCAAAATCGTTATCCTCAATTTTGGACTCTCAAGATCTAGGACTGGATATAAGAACTGAGcatgagaaacaagaaaaccaGCCATTTCCAGTCAATGGTCTGTCATCCCAAAGTGTGCCGAGTGTACATGCAGCCCTAAAAGCTGAGCAATATCGTGAGAACAAGGGTCAACACTCAGTTCAAGACCAG ccatatcaacaaaataaaatgatgaagTTTACGAATATGTCTGGGAGTTCTGAGGAAGGGGCATTTCAAGATCTGTACAGTCAGAGGACTCCATCCAGGAATTCACGTAGAAAATTTGTAAATCAGTTGGCACCGCCACGATCCTCTTTGATGGCTGTTAATCTGCAGAGGGAGTCTCAAGGTTCTGGGACATCACATTATTCACATATGCCAAACCAGTACATGACTACTGCTTTTGGTAATCTTACCAATCCATATTCTAGTGTGCCTGTTCTTTCCGCCGTTCAGCATCCTGATCTTAAGAATCAGTTGATGCATCCTTCCTACGATCCTGCTACTGCTACCTCCGTAAACTTGGCACCAGATGTCTCTGTACGGCCTTCAACAATGACACCACAGGAAAAACTAGAAAAACTAAGACGCAGACAGCAAATGCAGGCAATGCTTGCAATTCAGAGACAACAGCAGCAATTTTCTCAACAGGTGCCTGTAGTAGATCAATCCATTACACAGAACTCTCTCCAAGATATTCCACTCCAGTTTGTCGACAAAACTAATCTCCAAGGGATAACTACAATGCCTTCCTTTGATCCTAATTCATCTTTGGAACAAGATGATTCTGGCAACTTTACTGCTGCTGTTGATAATTCAGCAGAATTCTCGGTTCTTTATCGGCTCCAGGATGTTGTCGCAAAG TTGGATATGGGAACAAGGACTTGTATACGGGATAGCTTATTCCGGTTGGCTGGTAGCGCAGCTCAGAGACACTACACTAATGATACAGCCCACAGTAACAAGACTAGCCAGGATGACCAGGAAGTTATTCCCAGAGAAAAATCCAGATATAG ATATACTGGGATGCCAGGCACAGAGGCGGTGACCAATCCCACAGACAGAACTGTGGCTCATTTGCTCTTTCATAGGCCTTTTGATATGCCGGCGGCAAAACATATGGAAGGACCAGAATCTCCAGCTTCTTCAAAGATGGGAAGTGAAGAAAAAGGGATTTTTCCTAAATGCAGCATAAGAGAGAGTCGCTTAGATAAGCAGAAAGCTCAAGAGGAAGAAGGACCTACAGATTCACTTGCATTAGGGAATGCACCCAACTCTGGATCCAGTTGTACTGTTGGTGAGAGGGATGTTGAAGAATCccaaggaaacaaaagaaagttgtGA
- the LOC104712050 gene encoding protein LNK2-like isoform X3, with translation MTSWPVDSSLSNARKDDPDSSATELSKCLAEPASYDSSRGEKTSEHAKGPDIFHSTDESKEQGDFDEYGWANIGSFDDLDRMFSNDVPIFGDADELWSSSKDVSNSPKSLSSILDSQDLGLDIRTEHEKQENQPFPVNGLSSQSVPSVHAALKAEQYRENKGQHSVQDQPYQQNKMMKFTNMSGSSEEGAFQDLYSQRTPSRNSRRKFVNQLAPPRSSLMAVNLQRESQGSGTSHYSHMPNQYMTTAFGNLTNPYSSVPVLSAVQHPDLKNQLMHPSYDPATATSVNLAPDVSVRPSTMTPQEKLEKLRRRQQMQAMLAIQRQQQQFSQQVPVVDQSITQNSLQDIPLQFVDKTNLQGITTMPSFDPNSSLEQDDSGNFTAAVDNSAEFSVLYRLQDVVAKLDMGTRTCIRDSLFRLAGSAAQRHYTNDTAHSNKTSQDDQEVIPREKSRYRYTGMPGTEAVTNPTDRTVAHLLFHRPFDMPAAKHMEGPESPASSKMGSEEKGIFPKCSIRESRLDKQKAQEEEGPTDSLALGNAPNSGSSCTVGERDVEESQGNKRKL, from the exons ATGACCTCATGGCCAGTTGACTCGTCGCTATCTAATGCCAGAAAAGATGATCCAGATTCGAGTGCGACTGAACTTTCAAAATGCTTAGCTGAGCCAGCTAGTTATGATTCATCAAGAGGTG AGAAAACGTCTGAACATGCGAAAGGCCCCGATATTTTTCATAGCACTGATGAGAGTAAAGAGCAAGGTGATTTTGATGAGTACGGTTGGGCCAACATTGGTAGTTTTGACGATCTTGATCGAATGTTCAG CAATGATGTCCCTATATTTGGCGATGCTGATGAGTTGTGGTCTTCGTCTAAAGATGTATCTAATAGTCCAAAATCGTTATCCTCAATTTTGGACTCTCAAGATCTAGGACTGGATATAAGAACTGAGcatgagaaacaagaaaaccaGCCATTTCCAGTCAATGGTCTGTCATCCCAAAGTGTGCCGAGTGTACATGCAGCCCTAAAAGCTGAGCAATATCGTGAGAACAAGGGTCAACACTCAGTTCAAGACCAG ccatatcaacaaaataaaatgatgaagTTTACGAATATGTCTGGGAGTTCTGAGGAAGGGGCATTTCAAGATCTGTACAGTCAGAGGACTCCATCCAGGAATTCACGTAGAAAATTTGTAAATCAGTTGGCACCGCCACGATCCTCTTTGATGGCTGTTAATCTGCAGAGGGAGTCTCAAGGTTCTGGGACATCACATTATTCACATATGCCAAACCAGTACATGACTACTGCTTTTGGTAATCTTACCAATCCATATTCTAGTGTGCCTGTTCTTTCCGCCGTTCAGCATCCTGATCTTAAGAATCAGTTGATGCATCCTTCCTACGATCCTGCTACTGCTACCTCCGTAAACTTGGCACCAGATGTCTCTGTACGGCCTTCAACAATGACACCACAGGAAAAACTAGAAAAACTAAGACGCAGACAGCAAATGCAGGCAATGCTTGCAATTCAGAGACAACAGCAGCAATTTTCTCAACAGGTGCCTGTAGTAGATCAATCCATTACACAGAACTCTCTCCAAGATATTCCACTCCAGTTTGTCGACAAAACTAATCTCCAAGGGATAACTACAATGCCTTCCTTTGATCCTAATTCATCTTTGGAACAAGATGATTCTGGCAACTTTACTGCTGCTGTTGATAATTCAGCAGAATTCTCGGTTCTTTATCGGCTCCAGGATGTTGTCGCAAAG TTGGATATGGGAACAAGGACTTGTATACGGGATAGCTTATTCCGGTTGGCTGGTAGCGCAGCTCAGAGACACTACACTAATGATACAGCCCACAGTAACAAGACTAGCCAGGATGACCAGGAAGTTATTCCCAGAGAAAAATCCAGATATAG ATATACTGGGATGCCAGGCACAGAGGCGGTGACCAATCCCACAGACAGAACTGTGGCTCATTTGCTCTTTCATAGGCCTTTTGATATGCCGGCGGCAAAACATATGGAAGGACCAGAATCTCCAGCTTCTTCAAAGATGGGAAGTGAAGAAAAAGGGATTTTTCCTAAATGCAGCATAAGAGAGAGTCGCTTAGATAAGCAGAAAGCTCAAGAGGAAGAAGGACCTACAGATTCACTTGCATTAGGGAATGCACCCAACTCTGGATCCAGTTGTACTGTTGGTGAGAGGGATGTTGAAGAATCccaaggaaacaaaagaaagttgtGA
- the LOC104712050 gene encoding protein LNK2-like isoform X2: MFDWEEEELTNMIWGDNGETGDHIVPFKVKGEQLNKKDQSEESKPADQKITGTTVDLHDDDKLGSSSSHNVDDGIPQPGFCMTSWPVDSSLSNARKDDPDSSATELSKCLAEPASYDSSREKTSEHAKGPDIFHSTDESKEQGDFDEYGWANIGSFDDLDRMFSNDVPIFGDADELWSSSKDVSNSPKSLSSILDSQDLGLDIRTEHEKQENQPFPVNGLSSQSVPSVHAALKAEQYRENKGQHSVQDQPYQQNKMMKFTNMSGSSEEGAFQDLYSQRTPSRNSRRKFVNQLAPPRSSLMAVNLQRESQGSGTSHYSHMPNQYMTTAFGNLTNPYSSVPVLSAVQHPDLKNQLMHPSYDPATATSVNLAPDVSVRPSTMTPQEKLEKLRRRQQMQAMLAIQRQQQQFSQQVPVVDQSITQNSLQDIPLQFVDKTNLQGITTMPSFDPNSSLEQDDSGNFTAAVDNSAEFSVLYRLQDVVAKLDMGTRTCIRDSLFRLAGSAAQRHYTNDTAHSNKTSQDDQEVIPREKSRYRYTGMPGTEAVTNPTDRTVAHLLFHRPFDMPAAKHMEGPESPASSKMGSEEKGIFPKCSIRESRLDKQKAQEEEGPTDSLALGNAPNSGSSCTVGERDVEESQGNKRKL, from the exons ATGTTTgattgggaagaagaagag CTTACTAATATGATATGGGGTGATAACGGTGAGACAGGCGACCATATTGTACCCTTTAAAGTAAAAGGTGAACAACTTAACAAGAAGGATCAGAGTGAAGAATCTAAGCCGGCTGACCAAAAGATAACTGGGACTACAGTTGACCtccatgatgatgataaacTGGGGAGCAGTTCGAGCCATAATGTCGATGACGGGATTCCTCAGCCAGGTTTCTGTATGACCTCATGGCCAGTTGACTCGTCGCTATCTAATGCCAGAAAAGATGATCCAGATTCGAGTGCGACTGAACTTTCAAAATGCTTAGCTGAGCCAGCTAGTTATGATTCATCAAGAG AGAAAACGTCTGAACATGCGAAAGGCCCCGATATTTTTCATAGCACTGATGAGAGTAAAGAGCAAGGTGATTTTGATGAGTACGGTTGGGCCAACATTGGTAGTTTTGACGATCTTGATCGAATGTTCAG CAATGATGTCCCTATATTTGGCGATGCTGATGAGTTGTGGTCTTCGTCTAAAGATGTATCTAATAGTCCAAAATCGTTATCCTCAATTTTGGACTCTCAAGATCTAGGACTGGATATAAGAACTGAGcatgagaaacaagaaaaccaGCCATTTCCAGTCAATGGTCTGTCATCCCAAAGTGTGCCGAGTGTACATGCAGCCCTAAAAGCTGAGCAATATCGTGAGAACAAGGGTCAACACTCAGTTCAAGACCAG ccatatcaacaaaataaaatgatgaagTTTACGAATATGTCTGGGAGTTCTGAGGAAGGGGCATTTCAAGATCTGTACAGTCAGAGGACTCCATCCAGGAATTCACGTAGAAAATTTGTAAATCAGTTGGCACCGCCACGATCCTCTTTGATGGCTGTTAATCTGCAGAGGGAGTCTCAAGGTTCTGGGACATCACATTATTCACATATGCCAAACCAGTACATGACTACTGCTTTTGGTAATCTTACCAATCCATATTCTAGTGTGCCTGTTCTTTCCGCCGTTCAGCATCCTGATCTTAAGAATCAGTTGATGCATCCTTCCTACGATCCTGCTACTGCTACCTCCGTAAACTTGGCACCAGATGTCTCTGTACGGCCTTCAACAATGACACCACAGGAAAAACTAGAAAAACTAAGACGCAGACAGCAAATGCAGGCAATGCTTGCAATTCAGAGACAACAGCAGCAATTTTCTCAACAGGTGCCTGTAGTAGATCAATCCATTACACAGAACTCTCTCCAAGATATTCCACTCCAGTTTGTCGACAAAACTAATCTCCAAGGGATAACTACAATGCCTTCCTTTGATCCTAATTCATCTTTGGAACAAGATGATTCTGGCAACTTTACTGCTGCTGTTGATAATTCAGCAGAATTCTCGGTTCTTTATCGGCTCCAGGATGTTGTCGCAAAG TTGGATATGGGAACAAGGACTTGTATACGGGATAGCTTATTCCGGTTGGCTGGTAGCGCAGCTCAGAGACACTACACTAATGATACAGCCCACAGTAACAAGACTAGCCAGGATGACCAGGAAGTTATTCCCAGAGAAAAATCCAGATATAG ATATACTGGGATGCCAGGCACAGAGGCGGTGACCAATCCCACAGACAGAACTGTGGCTCATTTGCTCTTTCATAGGCCTTTTGATATGCCGGCGGCAAAACATATGGAAGGACCAGAATCTCCAGCTTCTTCAAAGATGGGAAGTGAAGAAAAAGGGATTTTTCCTAAATGCAGCATAAGAGAGAGTCGCTTAGATAAGCAGAAAGCTCAAGAGGAAGAAGGACCTACAGATTCACTTGCATTAGGGAATGCACCCAACTCTGGATCCAGTTGTACTGTTGGTGAGAGGGATGTTGAAGAATCccaaggaaacaaaagaaagttgtGA
- the LOC104712052 gene encoding pentatricopeptide repeat-containing protein At2g38420, mitochondrial-like, producing the protein MVRSSSWHRMSNFLRKYRKFPHSSFKTKWNDSLKQKYAMEELRSSLITDAKDGGGVIRTLVSSFRLHNCELTPQAYRFVINTLAKTSQLDNIASVLNHLQVSEKFDTPESIFRDVISAYGFSGKIEEAVDVFFKIPNFRCVPSAYTLNALLLVLVRKRESLELVPEVLVKASKMGVRLEESTLRILIDALCDIGEVDCATELVRYMSVDCVIVDPRLYSRLLSSVCKHKDASCFDVLGYLEDLRKTRFLPSLRDYTVVMRFLVEGGRGKEVVSVLNQMKCDRIEPDIVCYRVLLQGVIADEEYSKADKFFDELLLLGLAPDVYTYNVYINGLCEQNDVESALKMMYSMKKLGSEANVITYNILIKGLVKAGDLSRAKTLWKEMETNGVNRNSHTYDIMISAFIEVDDVVSAQGFLEEAFNMNVFVKNSRTEEVISRLCDKGLMDKAVELLAHLV; encoded by the coding sequence ATGGTAAGATCATCATCATGGCATCGAATGTCCAATTTCTTGAGAAAATATCGAAAATTTCCTCATTCGTCTTTCAAAACCAAATGGAACGACAGTCTCAAGCAGAAATATGCAATGGAAGAGCTAAGAAGCAGTCTAATCACAGATGCAAAGGACGGTGGTGGTGTTATACGAACACTCGTAAGCTCATTCAGACTCCATAACTGTGAGCTCACGCCTCAAGCTTACAGATTTGTTATCAACACCTTAGCTAAAACCTCTCAGCTTGACAACATCGCATCTGTTCTCAATCATCTTCAAGTCTCTGAGAAGTTCGATACACCTGAATCCATTTTCAGAGATGTCATCTCTGCTTATGGTTTCTCCGGTAAGATCGAAGAAGCGGTTGATGTTTTCTTCAAGATACCTAATTTCAGGTGTGTGCCTTCTGCTTATACGCTCAATGCTTTGCTTTTGGTTCTTGTGAGGAAAAGAGAGAGTCTTGAATTGGTTCCTGAGGTTTTGGTGAAAGCTAGTAAGATGGGTGTGAGGTTAGAGGAATCTACTTTGAGGATCTTGATTGATGCTCTATGTGATATAGGTGAGGTAGATTGTGCTACTGAGTTAGTGAGGTACATGAGTGTTGATTGTGTTATTGTTGATCCGAGGTTATACTCTCGGTTGTTGAGTTCTGTATGTAAACACAAGGATGCTTCATGTTTCGATGTTCTTGGATACTTGGAAGATTTGAGAAAGACTCGGTTTTTACCAAGTTTGCGGGATTATACAGTTGTTATGAGGTTCTTGGTTGAAGGAGGAAGGGGTAAAGAAGTTGTGAGTGTGCTGAATCAGATGAAATGTGACAGGATTGAGCCTGATATTGTTTGTTATAGAGTCCTGTTGCAAGGTGTGATTGCAGATGAGGAGTACTCGAAAGCAGACAAGTTTTTTGATGAGTTGCTCTTGTTGGGTTTGGCTCCTGATGTGTATACCTATAATGTGTATATTAATGGATTATGCGAGCAGAACGATGTTGAAAGCGCGTTAAAGATGATGTATTCGATGAAGAAGCTTGGTTCTGAGGCTAATGTGATtacttataatatattgattaaggGGTTGGTTAAGGCCGGGGATCTGAGTCGAGCTAAGACTCTATGGAAAGAGATGGAGACGAATGGAGTTAACCGGAACAGCCACACGTATGATATTATGATTAGTGCATTTATTGAGGTAGACGATGTTGTTTCTGCTCAAGGTTTTTTGGAGGAAGCGTTTAACATGAACGTGTTTGTTAAGAATTCAAGAACTGAGGAAGTCATTAGCAGGTTATGTGACAAAGGCTTGATGGATAAAGCAGTTGAACTTTTAGCACACCTGGTGTAA
- the LOC104715663 gene encoding putative F-box protein At5g41500, giving the protein MTTISNLPRDLMEEIINRLPMKSLKAVRITCKSWNNLSQCESFKNMHIGKSTRKGESMMIVVQRHSIYLISGVVDVDPCIELKGKLSFLNKQVSISGIDHYEGLLLCFLKDVTRIVVWNPYLGQTRWIKLRYSHLLQGYFNYTLGYEDKESCRSLKLLRFVDYDHRTPQEQFFWYEMYDFDTGLWTTLDVAQYWRIHCSHRSVSLKGNSYWCAKERSSEGCTDHIICFDFTRERFGPLLPLPSCVKDHKYVCVTLSCVKEEKIAAIIQHQNYSYDSVSEIWITTKIEAEMVSWSKFLRINTDLKIHFPAYYFIDEEKKVFMCLGRRYKSIDIYPTTYIDIIGEAGYLNNLVLGVPAEQNRWESMCSYVPSLVQIKKLARGKRIEQSILEKRRFDQNMLRLAEIEKLMKKQIRYY; this is encoded by the coding sequence ATGACGACGATCTCCAATCTTCCAAGGGATTTGATGGAGGAGATTATTAATAGGCTTCCCATGAAATCTCTGAAAGCTGTGAGAATAACTTGCAAAAGTTGGAACAATCTATCCCAATGTGAGAGCTTTAAGAATATGCACATTGGTAAATCAACAAGAAAAGGGGAGTCAATGATGATCGTGGTGCAGCGTCAcagtatttatttaattagcGGCGTGGTTGACGTTGATCCATGTATAGAGCTTAAAGGTAAACTTAGTTTCCTTAACAAGCAAGTTAGTATTTCCGGAATTGACCATTATGAGGGTTTATTGTTATGCTTCTTGAAAGACGTTACTAGGATTGTGGTTTGGAATCCGTATTTGGGGCAAACAAGGTGGATCAAACTTAGATATTCTCACCTTCTACAAGGATATTTCAACTATACTCTCGGATACGAGGATAAGGAATCTTGTCGTAGCCTTAAATTGTTGAGGTTTGTAGATTATGATCACAGAACGCCCCAAGagcaatttttttggtatgaaatgTACGATTTTGATACTGGTTTATGGACAACTCTTGACGTCGCGCAATACTGGAGAATACATTGTTCACACCGTAGCGTTTCTCTTAAGGGAAACAGTTACTGGTGTGCTAAAGAAAGGAGCTCAGAAGGTTGTACGGATCAcataatctgttttgattttacaagagagagatttgggccGCTTCTGCCTCTGCCATCTTGCGTTAAGGATCACAAATATGTATGTGTGACTTTATCTtgtgttaaagaagagaagattgcAGCTATAATTCAGCACCAAAATTATTCATATGATTCTGTGTCTGAGATATGGATTACAACTAAGATCGAGGCCGAAATGGTGTCGTGGAGCAAGTTCTTGAGAATTAATACGGATCTTAAGATACATTTTCCAGCTTATTActtcattgacgaggagaagaaagtctTCATGTGTCTTGGTAGAAGGTATAAATCTATTGACATATATCCCACAACATATATTGACATCATTGGAGAGGCTGGATACTTAAACAATTTGGTTCTCGGAGTACCTGCAGAACAAAACCGTTGGGAAAGTatgtgctcttatgttccaagtttggtcCAAATCAAGAAACTTGCACGAGGCAAAAGGATAGAACAAAGTATTTTAGAAAAGCGTCGATTTGATCAAAACATGTTGAGACTTGCTGAAATAGAAAAGCTAATGAAGAAGCAAATTAGATATTATTAG